One genomic segment of Tursiops truncatus isolate mTurTru1 chromosome 4, mTurTru1.mat.Y, whole genome shotgun sequence includes these proteins:
- the ZBED2 gene encoding LOW QUALITY PROTEIN: zinc finger BED domain-containing protein 2 (The sequence of the model RefSeq protein was modified relative to this genomic sequence to represent the inferred CDS: inserted 1 base in 1 codon), protein MRREEEEGEGTRIKAKGDLEVKEDEISETGGPVGPFAGTTPTPMPHNKGTWFSEAWEYFPLAPACAGHHPNPYTTCRLCGGQVGRGPGVNVGTTALWKHLKSMHKEELEKGGHGQAGQCQAPRLQGPQLPTGIEGDWARILEQASQRKKEALRRERAVERRERALDEVERAILEMRRKVRAEKKACQRDKDXPTAAHPFHFV, encoded by the exons ATGAGgcgggaagaggaggaaggagagggaaccAGGATAAAGGCAAAAGGGGACTTAGAAGTGAAGGAGGACGAGATCAGTGAGACGGGAGGACCGGTCGGCCCTTTTGCGGGTACCACACCCACCCCGATGCCCCACAACAAGGGGACTTGGTTTTCCGAGGCCTGGGAGTATTTCCCCCTGGCCCCTGCCTGTGCTGGACACCACCCCAACCCATACACCACCTGCCGCCTGTGTGGCGGGCAGGTGGGACGTGGCCCTGGGGTTAACGTGGGCACCACAGCCCTGTGGAAGCATCTGAAAAGCATGCACAAAGAGGAGCTGGAGAAGGGTGGCCATGGTCAGGCCGGGCAGTGCCAGGCCCCCAGGCTTCAAGGGCCGCAGCTCCCCACAGGCATTGAGGGCGACTGGGCCAGGATCCTGGAGCAGGCcagccaaagaaaaaaggaggCACTTAGGAGGGAGAGGGCAGTGGAAAGGAGAGAGCGAGCCCTGGACGAGGTGGAAAGGGCCATCCTGGAGATGAGGCGGAAGGTGAGGGCTGAGAAGAAGGCCTGCCAGAGGGACAAAG AGCCCACAGCAGCTCATCCCTTCCATTTTGTTTAA